The sequence AAGTCCCCGATCAGAAAGGTCGTCTTTCTTATACCTCTGTCCGTGCTTTTTGTTCTCATATTCTACACCGGTGTTTTCTTTATTTCCTCCAGCGTGGTGCCGTATACCGACGTAGTGGCGTACGGGGCCGCAAAGGTCGAAGTCCCGATCCTGCCGATTGCCGAGATGACCCTGGGCCCGACCCTCTCCAAGGTAATCATCGTGGCCGGTCTCATGGGGCTTATCACGACGCTGAACGCCTTCATGATCGGCTCGTCGAGGCTGATGATGGGGATGGCAAATGACGGCGTCCTGCCGAGGGTCCTCGGAAAAGTCCACCCCAAGTTCGGGACTCCCCATGTGGGAATAGTGGTACTGACGATTTTTGGTATTTTAGGGTCGTTCTTCCCGTTTTTACTGGCGCTCATGAAGGTAGGCTCTTCAGCGATACTTGTGGCCTTCATAATGGTCTGTCTCTCCCTGATTATATTAAGGGTAAAGGAGCCGAAAATGGAGAGGCCCTACAAGGTCCCGATGTACCTGTTTGTGGCGGTACTGGCGCTTATCGGATCGATCGCCGCCGAGCTCATCTCCATCTACGTCCTGATCGAAGACAAGGAGCTGGTTGGAAGTGTGCTCTTCTTCGGGCTTGCGGCCGTTGGCCTCATTTATTATTTCGCAGTTGCCAGAAAGAGGGATTTGGATGTGACGGTGAAGAAATAAGAGTGGTGCAACCGCAGCTTAAAGTCAAAATTATCCGAGGTCGATTATGATGTAAGTCGAGTGTGCCGTAAATACTATACGTATGGGAATCGTTATAATTCCGCCGAAATTGTCGTTCTTCGTCCAAATTCGCTCGCCCGGGGAGTCTGATTGTAAGAAATTGTTTTTTCCCGTTGAATAAAAAAAGCGGTTGAAGACGGTTTAGAGTGATGTTGATACTAAAAATTCCTTGAGAAACATTCCGTTTATGGGCTCGCCGGCCGGAGGGATTTATTAAAAGATTCCCCTTTGTATTGTCGGCAATTAATCATTGGAATTTACGTTGACCGCCAAAAGGAGTATATTCCCCGTGAAATAGGACGGCAGGATGTTTTACTGATCGAAGTTTTTTCCCTGACCACCCTCCGGGGATACAATAGTATATCGCAAAACAGAATATCGATTGATATATCCAAAGGATTAAAGTCCCTGACATATTGAAGGGGCATTTTTATGGTCTATACGATAAGACCAATTGTATATTATAAAGGATAAATAAAATATTTTGGCGTGAACTGATGTTGTGAGTTTACGTTGTAAGGAGGACTGTTAATGGCTGAAAGGAGATATTGGAACGAGGAGATGGAGACGATGGCCCCGAAGAAGCTGAAGAAGCTCGAGGAGGGGTTGTTGAAGAAGGAGCTTGAATATATTTATGGGAGGTCCCCCTTTTACCGGGCGATGTGGGACGAGGCGGGTGTTATGCCCAAGGATTTCAAATCGATGGAGGACCTCATAAAATTCCCCTTTGTTACAAAGGACGACCTCAGAAAGACCCAGGAGGAGGTGGGCGGTCTCGGCGGTCACCAGTGCTGCGCAAAGGAGGAGCTTGTGAGGATACAGGGCACCAGCGGCACCACGGGCAAGTCCCTTTATATAGGCCTTACTTACAACGACGCGGAGGTCTGGAAGGAGCTGTTTGCCCGGCACGCCTACACGGGGGGGATAAGGCCCGGGGATTCATTCGTTAACCCCGCTAACTTCGCCTTGTTTGTGGGGGGACTCTCGGAGTCGGTATCGGCCGAGGCGATGGGTTTTTGCGTAATTCCGGCGCCCGTGGTAACCACGGGGATAGATAAGCTCTTCGAGATTATACTGGAGTTCCGTCCCACGGTCCTCTTCGCCTCGCCGTCCGCCACGATATTTCTCACCGACTACGTGAGGGACAACCTGAAGATGGAGCCGATAGACCTCGGGTTCAAGAAGGGATTCCTGGCGGGGGAGGCGATGAACGACGAGGACAGGGCCTTCATAGAGGAGACGTGGGGAATAGTGGTCAGGAACTTCTACGGCCTGGCGGACGTGGCCGCGGACCTGGCCAGCGAATGCGATCGGGTCGACGGGATGCACCTCTGCTCGCCGGGGCTGGTTACGGCTGAGATCGTCGATCCGGTCACCTTGGAGCCCGTAAAACGTGAGGACGGCGTCGAGGGGGAGATCGTCTACACGACGATAAAGAGGGAGGCCACCCCCGTTATCCGCTACAGGTGCCGGGACCTCGTAAGGGCGTATTTTACGAAGTGCGCCTGCGGCAGGACGTCGATGCGCTTTTACGTGATCGGAAGGACCGACGACATGCTGAAGGTCAAGGGGGTCAACGTCTTTCCGGCGGCGGTCAAGAACGTCATCTCGTCCTTCATGCCGAGGACCACCGGCGAGATGAGAATAGTCCTCTATAAGCCGGGCCCGGCGGTCGGGACCAACCTCGAGATAAAGGTGGAATACGGGGAAGAGGTAAAGACCGAAGAGCTTGAGGTCCTGGCCAATGAGATAAGGGAAGAGATCAGAAAGAAGCTGGTCTTTACGCCGGTGATCAAGATGATTCCTCCCCAGACGCTGGAGCGATCCCAGTATAAAATAGATTACTTCGAGCGCCTTTATGAGAAGGAAAAAGAATAAAGAAATTTGCGGGACAGTCCAAAAATGAATTTCGATGACCCCGAGTTTTCCGAAAAGCTTCATGGGGCTATGGTAGGGTAGGTTGTGGAGACTTAACGGCAGTTGGAATCGAGTCGGTTTCTTATTAAAAAATTCCAAGTGGAATTTATATTAGGATGGACATCGGGATGGATATTAGGTATATTCTGTATTGTAATTTGGAATATTTTATTGTATGTATATCATTCGCAACGATTCCAGAAATCAATCGAGCTTTAGGAAAGAAAAATATTGTAAGATTGGATATTATGCAAGAGCTATTTGCAGCGGAAAAAGGATTTTTCAGGCCCAAAAGGAGACTTTGTAAGTTATTGTAATTACATGATTTTTCCGGGAATGTCTTCGTCACCGATCAAGGAGGTTTTATAAGGACAAATTATCTAAAAATATCAATTAAATACAGCCTCGATCATCTTAAAGCGGCATGCTATTTGAAGTGGTTAATATTGATAAAAAAATTGGAATTGTAAGCTCGGTAAAATTCTTACTCTATATTGGATTAATGCTGATGATGAATGTATAAGGGGAAAAAAAAGGAGCCGAACGATGACGAAAGCCAATTCTCTCACTCATTTAGCTTATCGATCTGTGGTGGATGCTATAGAGGATATTTTGGGCAAAAACGGCAAGAATTCCGTTCTTCGTTTTGCGGGGCTTGGCTGGATGGTGGAAAATCCCGTGGAATACGATCCCGATGCCAGGGTTGCTTATGATGATGTAACGAGACTTTACACCGGAGTCCGGGAAGTCATCGGTAACGTTGGATACGATACTATTATGTATCGAGGCGGGATATTTACCGTCAAAAATATTTTAGTGAATTCCGAGCCCATGAGAAAACTTGTCGCAATGGATTTTGACCCCGTGGAGAAGATGAAATTGGGGTATAAGGCGTACATAACAAACGCAGGATACGATCCCGAAAAGACCATGGAGCATTTCGCCCATAAAAACGAGATACTAATCCACAGACCGGACTGTACGGAATGTGAAGAGCTTTTAAAAGACTACAAAAAGCTGGAAAAATTTACCAAGCCTTCATGCTCCTTCGTAAAGGGTTTAATGCAGGGAATAGGTAACTGCTTTAACGAAGTAACGGTGTCGACGGATGAGACCAAGTGCAGATTGGTGGGAGATAATGAGTGCCTCTTTAGTATTAAATACAAGATAGAAGGATAGTATAAAGATATTTTTTAAGCTGTTCTTTCGACTATATAAAAAAGGATAAAGTCGGTCAGGCGAAATTGGTAAATATTTGAATAGAAAAGGAATTGTATTAGGGTATAAATTTATAACGTATGCCGAGGAATTAAATATGGCCGAAGACTTCATAATAGATAAAAATGCGTTCGTGACCGCCAAGGGGATGTTTGATGTAATCGTTGGCGAAACGAAACATATTGAAGAGGGGGAAGATGTCGGGCTCGTAAAATCTCTTGGCTATAAAGCGATCTTTGCCACCAGAAACCTGATGTTTTCTCCCATGACCCTTTCCGTCTTCGAGATGATGGGACAAAACGGCGTGAAGAACCTGTTTTACAGGGGGGGCTACCATTCGGGGGAGATATTTGCCGAGGAGACCGTGGGCAGCGGCATGGCGAAGTGGGATGAGAGCCTCTTCAGATATCACGAGACGATAACCATCGCCACCGGTTGGGGTTATCTGCATTACGAGGAGATAAACCTCGATCTGGAAAACCCGAGAATAGTCTCCAAGATGAAAAACCATCCATGCGCAACCACCGTGCCGGAGATTATGAAATACGGCATTCAAAAAAATCCGGGCCTTAAAATCAACTTCAACCAGACCTTCTGCGATTATCACACGGGATGGATCCTCGCCATATTGAGGATGATCATGGAGAAAAACGGCGCCGATACGGGATTTCTCTCCCGATTAAGGGGAAAGGAGGAGTATTGCCAGGTGCAGGAGGGACACGATCACTGCAAGCATGTTATCGGCATTTTTGAGTAGATACATTATTTAGAAACTGACGGTCGAAATCCGTAATTAGTTTTCGCCCCGATCTCGATTGAATTTACTTTCAAAAGCAGTCTTCCGATTCTGTCCACATCTCCGATGTGGAGATGCCCGTGACCCCTCATGTTGCGATCCTAAAATCCGCTTGTTGACATTGCCCGCTCGATCCAACGTTTTGAAAAACACGTTTTATAAATTGGAAAAAGGTTTATATGGCGAAAGAACAGAAATACGACGTCCTGACCTCAATAGAGATACCGGATAATACCGGAGAAAACTGGACGAAGATCCTCGATCTGATCGCGAAGATCATCAATGTGCCGGTGGCCCTGATAATGAGGGTCCACGATAGGGACATCGGGGTATTCGCAAAGAGCAGTAATGTGGAGAACATCTACAAGGAGGGGGAAACGGCAGAGCTTAACACCGGTCTATACTGCGAGACGGTTATGGATACGCAAAGGGAGCTGCTTGTTCAGAATGCGTTGAAGGACCCCAAATGGAGTCAAAATCCGGACATAGAGTTGGGGATGATCTCATATTTGGGGCTGCCCCTGTTTTGGCCCACGGGTCAGATATTCGGGACCATCTGCGTTCTCGACAAAAAGGAGAATCCCTACTCCGACCTCTACAGGGAGCTTCTGGGAAAATTCCGCGACGCCGTTCAGATAAACCTTGAAAATATCTACAACCAGGAATTGCTGACAAAGGAAATATCCGAACGCAGGCTTATTGAGAAAGAACGCTTAAAAATCGAAGAGAAATTTCGAGATCTGTACGAAAATGCGCCGAATGCCTACTTCTCGGTCGGGACTGATTCAATTATACACGGATGTAACAGACGCGCGGAAGAGCTGATCGGGTGCTCAAGGGAGGAGCTTATAGGACAGCCGGTATTCATGCTCTATGCCGATTCTCCAGGAGGAAAGGCAAAGGCGGAACAGGTCTTTAAAAAGTTTATTGCCGGAGAAAAGGTGAACGATGTGGAACTCAAGATGCGAAGACATGATAATACAGAAGTCTGGGTCAGTCTTTCGGTGAATACAATTATAGATAAGGATGGGGGAATAGTTGAATCCCGCTCCATGGTTGTAGATGTAACCGATCGCAAGCGGATAGAGGAGGAGAGAGACAGACTCATTAATGAGCTGCAAAAGGCCCTCTCCGAGGTCAAGAAGCTCTCCGGGCTGCTGCCGATATGCGCAAACTGCAAAAAGATAAGGGACGATGAAGGCTACTGGAGGCAAATAGAGCAATACATCGGCGAGCGCTCCGAGGCGGAGTTCACCCACGGCATCTGCCCCGACTGCGCCGTCACGCTTTATCCGGAGCGGGATAAAGAGAATAGTTGATACACTATTTGAATTGGTGTGTATAGACTGTTTTGAAAAAGGAATATAAATAAATATAGTGATATAGTGGTATATGATTTCATCCTACAATTTAAATAGAAGGGGACTGACGTTAAGCAGTGCAAATCAAGTGCTTTTTTACATTTTGAGGAATTTGAAATGTTTTTGCTCGGTTATCCGTGAATAAAAACCTTCGGTTGATAATACGGATAATTATT is a genomic window of Candidatus Zymogenus saltonus containing:
- a CDS encoding amino acid permease, whose product is MTQEKGKLVRGLTLITVFTLITGAMVGMAWATIIDKLFDYAGPAVILSGIIAAFFSVLIGLCYAELCAAMPYAGGEYHYTKRAMGGFASFVTGWFLIIAYSSMMPFEVIIFSKVASSLMPESWVESGYNLWGYTLPPVAMIITGIIVALFFGAVNYTGIRISAIAQLIFTVLLFLGIAVYVVGSVPYVNLNMFSDTFFDKGAGGMLMMVPIAMLAFMGFDIVPQAAEEIKSPIRKVVFLIPLSVLFVLIFYTGVFFISSSVVPYTDVVAYGAAKVEVPILPIAEMTLGPTLSKVIIVAGLMGLITTLNAFMIGSSRLMMGMANDGVLPRVLGKVHPKFGTPHVGIVVLTIFGILGSFFPFLLALMKVGSSAILVAFIMVCLSLIILRVKEPKMERPYKVPMYLFVAVLALIGSIAAELISIYVLIEDKELVGSVLFFGLAAVGLIYYFAVARKRDLDVTVKK
- a CDS encoding AMP-binding protein, encoding MAERRYWNEEMETMAPKKLKKLEEGLLKKELEYIYGRSPFYRAMWDEAGVMPKDFKSMEDLIKFPFVTKDDLRKTQEEVGGLGGHQCCAKEELVRIQGTSGTTGKSLYIGLTYNDAEVWKELFARHAYTGGIRPGDSFVNPANFALFVGGLSESVSAEAMGFCVIPAPVVTTGIDKLFEIILEFRPTVLFASPSATIFLTDYVRDNLKMEPIDLGFKKGFLAGEAMNDEDRAFIEETWGIVVRNFYGLADVAADLASECDRVDGMHLCSPGLVTAEIVDPVTLEPVKREDGVEGEIVYTTIKREATPVIRYRCRDLVRAYFTKCACGRTSMRFYVIGRTDDMLKVKGVNVFPAAVKNVISSFMPRTTGEMRIVLYKPGPAVGTNLEIKVEYGEEVKTEELEVLANEIREEIRKKLVFTPVIKMIPPQTLERSQYKIDYFERLYEKEKE
- a CDS encoding 4-vinyl reductase, with the translated sequence MTKANSLTHLAYRSVVDAIEDILGKNGKNSVLRFAGLGWMVENPVEYDPDARVAYDDVTRLYTGVREVIGNVGYDTIMYRGGIFTVKNILVNSEPMRKLVAMDFDPVEKMKLGYKAYITNAGYDPEKTMEHFAHKNEILIHRPDCTECEELLKDYKKLEKFTKPSCSFVKGLMQGIGNCFNEVTVSTDETKCRLVGDNECLFSIKYKIEG
- a CDS encoding PAS domain S-box protein, which produces MAKEQKYDVLTSIEIPDNTGENWTKILDLIAKIINVPVALIMRVHDRDIGVFAKSSNVENIYKEGETAELNTGLYCETVMDTQRELLVQNALKDPKWSQNPDIELGMISYLGLPLFWPTGQIFGTICVLDKKENPYSDLYRELLGKFRDAVQINLENIYNQELLTKEISERRLIEKERLKIEEKFRDLYENAPNAYFSVGTDSIIHGCNRRAEELIGCSREELIGQPVFMLYADSPGGKAKAEQVFKKFIAGEKVNDVELKMRRHDNTEVWVSLSVNTIIDKDGGIVESRSMVVDVTDRKRIEEERDRLINELQKALSEVKKLSGLLPICANCKKIRDDEGYWRQIEQYIGERSEAEFTHGICPDCAVTLYPERDKENS